The sequence CAGGGATTTTGTTCGTTCTATTGATTATTCCTGTGGTGATTCCCATCTCATTGACTTTCTCTCAAGAAACTAGAGTACCATCAGAAGAGGCTCTTTTATCGGAGTCACAAAAACAAGATCCTGGATTATCTGGACATGATCAGGAAATTATATTTAGTGAGGTTGAAGATGAGAAGCCTAAGGAAGTAGACTCGCTTCCAGCTTTAGAAAGGCAAAAAAGAATTGCCCAACTGCAAACAAAACTAGCCCAAGCGGCTGCTGAAGGAGCAGTGAGGGTCAAAAGAAGACGGTCCCCCCATAGAGGGGAGGACTTCACCCTAATGCAGGCTTTGATAAAGGCAGACTTTTGGCTTATATTTTTCTCACTTCTTTTGGGTTCTGGATCTGGTTTAACTGTGATTGATAACTTGGGTCAGATGAGCCAATCATTAGGATATGATAACACACATGTATTTGTTTCCATGATCAGCATTTGGAACTTCCTCGGTCGTGTTGGGGGTGGATACTTTTCTGAAATAATTGTGAAGTACGTAACATTCACTTCTTTCATGTTGACAATATTAACTGAACTTTACAATATCCTTCGCTccaatgaataatttttttaatgcatGCTTCTCCTATTGACATACAGGGATTATGCCTACCCAAGACATGCATCCATGGCTATTGCCCAAGTTGTAATGGCTTTTGGTCACTTCTTCTTTGCCATGGGTTGGCCAGGTGCTATGTACATTGGTACTCTTCTGGTAGGGCTCGGTTATGGGGCTCATTGGGCGATTGTGCCAGCTGCTGCATCCGAATTGTTTGGCTTAAAGAATTTTGGGGCTTTGTACAATTTCCTCACTATTGCAAACCCAGCTGGTTCATTAGTGTTCTCAGGTGTCATTGCTAGTAGTATATACGACAGTGAAGCTGAAAAGCAGGCTCATGAACGTCATCCTGGCCAATGGAATGGGGCATCTTTTTTGTCAAGTTTTCTAGCTGTGGATGAACCTTTGAAGTGTGAAGGTGCCATATGCTTCTTCTGGACTTCCTTAATACTTTGTGGTCTCTGCATTGTTGCTTCTATTCTAAGCATGATTCTGGTGTACCGAACAAAGACTGTATACACTAGTCTTTATGGAAAATCTCGTACATAATTCATCCTTCAAGTGAAAGCATGGATAGAAATTTGAGTAATTTGCGCAGATACTCTCAACTAGCT comes from Capsicum annuum cultivar UCD-10X-F1 chromosome 2, UCD10Xv1.1, whole genome shotgun sequence and encodes:
- the LOC107860770 gene encoding protein NUCLEAR FUSION DEFECTIVE 4; the encoded protein is MVRLKERFGLFLNNRWLVFVAAMWIQSFAGIGYLFGSISPIIKSSLNYNQRQVARLGVAKDLGDSVGFLAGTLSEILPLWAAVLVGAIQNFIGYGWVWLIVTGRSPTLPLWVMCVLIFIGTNGETYYNTAALVSGVQNFPKSRGPVVGILKGFAGLGGAIMTQIYALIHSPDHASLIFMIAVGPAMVGIALMFIIRPVGGHRQVRPSDGFSFSLIYSICLILASYLMGVMLVQDLIDVSHTVTTIFTGILFVLLIIPVVIPISLTFSQETRVPSEEALLSESQKQDPGLSGHDQEIIFSEVEDEKPKEVDSLPALERQKRIAQLQTKLAQAAAEGAVRVKRRRSPHRGEDFTLMQALIKADFWLIFFSLLLGSGSGLTVIDNLGQMSQSLGYDNTHVFVSMISIWNFLGRVGGGYFSEIIVKDYAYPRHASMAIAQVVMAFGHFFFAMGWPGAMYIGTLLVGLGYGAHWAIVPAAASELFGLKNFGALYNFLTIANPAGSLVFSGVIASSIYDSEAEKQAHERHPGQWNGASFLSSFLAVDEPLKCEGAICFFWTSLILCGLCIVASILSMILVYRTKTVYTSLYGKSRT